Proteins encoded by one window of Chryseobacterium sp. POL2:
- a CDS encoding histidine kinase dimerization/phospho-acceptor domain-containing protein: MTLKRKIAFNLSFAFSILFGLVMVIIYILFNGFRKDEFKDRFRKRLDFTVTFIEKSKNFEEEAPLFFDENSDNVLLNEKILIFDANKKLIYSTIKDQNVEWNESLLDDLDQKKVVYDESSHPEIYAVLSNINSKNYYIVTTAIDVNGNSKLQFLKYLLIFSYCLSCLLLWLFCYYIVGRLLRPLEDLNEQVSDITAHKLTTQIPEQNSKDEIGVLTKSFNTMIARLNDVFQSQKDFTASASHEIRTPLTRMSFQLENLLRQDIQDQEVTQSLKQMQKDVHQLSDLTKSLLLLTRFDKKNISSIYELIRVDEVIFESFEKVEKNFPELQMDFQISNTISELDILEIRGVKSLLEIVFINLLKNAAIYSINHKVEILILEIEGRLVVDVCSKGKTLSKDEQQRLYEAFMRGDNSQNTIGSGLGLRITKRILEYHNADIVYKVKSHNENLFRLMF, from the coding sequence ATGACGTTAAAAAGGAAAATAGCGTTTAATCTAAGTTTTGCCTTTTCAATATTATTTGGATTGGTAATGGTGATTATTTATATTCTTTTTAATGGTTTTAGAAAAGACGAGTTCAAAGATAGATTCAGAAAAAGATTAGATTTCACAGTAACTTTTATTGAAAAATCAAAAAATTTTGAAGAAGAAGCACCTTTGTTTTTTGATGAAAATTCTGATAATGTCCTGCTCAATGAGAAAATTTTGATTTTTGATGCTAATAAAAAATTGATTTATAGTACAATTAAAGATCAAAATGTCGAATGGAACGAATCGCTTCTCGATGATTTGGATCAAAAAAAAGTGGTATATGACGAATCATCTCATCCTGAAATTTATGCGGTGCTTAGCAACATCAATAGCAAAAATTATTATATTGTAACAACTGCAATTGACGTTAACGGAAATTCTAAATTACAGTTTTTAAAATACCTTCTTATTTTCTCGTATTGCTTGAGTTGTCTTTTGCTTTGGTTATTCTGCTATTATATTGTTGGACGACTTCTGCGCCCTTTGGAAGATCTTAATGAGCAAGTTTCTGATATCACAGCACACAAATTAACAACGCAAATTCCAGAGCAAAATTCTAAAGACGAAATCGGTGTTTTGACAAAATCTTTTAACACCATGATTGCGCGACTTAATGATGTTTTCCAGTCTCAAAAAGATTTTACAGCAAGTGCCTCGCACGAGATACGTACACCATTGACGAGAATGTCTTTTCAGTTAGAAAATCTATTGCGACAGGACATACAAGATCAAGAGGTAACGCAATCTCTGAAGCAGATGCAAAAAGATGTACACCAATTGTCCGATTTGACAAAATCGCTTTTGTTATTAACCAGGTTTGATAAAAAAAATATCAGTTCAATTTATGAATTGATAAGAGTTGATGAAGTTATATTCGAATCTTTCGAAAAAGTAGAAAAGAATTTTCCTGAACTTCAAATGGATTTTCAAATTTCTAATACAATTTCCGAATTAGATATTCTGGAAATTAGAGGGGTTAAGTCTTTGTTAGAAATTGTTTTCATTAATCTTTTAAAAAATGCAGCCATTTATTCCATCAATCACAAAGTTGAAATTCTTATTTTAGAAATAGAGGGCAGATTGGTGGTTGATGTTTGTTCTAAAGGAAAAACGCTCAGCAAAGACGAACAACAAAGACTTTATGAGGCTTTTATGCGTGGTGATAATTCTCAAAATACCATTGGCTCTGGACTCGGACTGCGTATTACCAAACGAATTTTGGAATACCATAACGCGGATATTGTCTATAAAGTAAAATCGCACAATGAAAACTTATTCAGATTGATGTTTTAA
- a CDS encoding response regulator transcription factor has product MKVLILEDDLVLSEELCKFLTSHNFVCDKVYDGESFLAEAQNENYDLYLLDINVPKINGLEVCEIIRKADIKTPIIILSAYGDLSDKKEAYARLADDYLVKPFQFEELLMRINSLLRRQIATVTPAEEIITIGDLKINKTDHKVFRGDQEIILTVKEFQLLVFLAEAQGRTVSKQQITEEVWEHNFSTNTNTVEVYINFLRKKIDKAFPVKLIHTRSGFGYYLSLVQ; this is encoded by the coding sequence ATGAAAGTATTAATATTAGAAGACGATTTGGTTTTATCAGAAGAACTTTGCAAATTTTTGACGTCGCATAATTTTGTCTGTGACAAAGTCTATGATGGCGAATCTTTTTTAGCGGAAGCTCAAAATGAAAACTACGACTTGTATTTGCTTGATATTAATGTTCCCAAAATTAATGGTCTTGAAGTTTGTGAGATAATTCGTAAAGCCGATATAAAAACGCCAATAATTATTTTGTCCGCTTATGGTGATCTTTCTGATAAGAAGGAAGCTTATGCTAGGTTAGCAGACGATTATTTGGTGAAACCCTTTCAGTTTGAGGAATTGTTGATGAGGATCAATTCTTTGTTGAGACGACAGATTGCCACTGTTACCCCTGCGGAAGAAATTATTACAATAGGTGATCTTAAAATTAATAAGACGGATCATAAAGTTTTCCGTGGAGATCAGGAAATTATTTTAACGGTGAAAGAATTCCAATTGTTGGTTTTTCTTGCAGAAGCGCAAGGTCGTACAGTGTCGAAACAGCAAATTACGGAAGAGGTGTGGGAGCATAATTTTAGTACCAATACCAATACTGTAGAAGTGTATATTAATTTCCTACGCAAGAAGATTGATAAGGCTTTTCCTGTGAAGCTTATCCATACCAGATCTGGATTTGGGTATTACCTAAGCTTGGTGCAATAG
- a CDS encoding HPF/RaiA family ribosome-associated protein, whose amino-acid sequence MKITVQAMGLTPHEPLEERIEKKLNKLDTFYDKIVECQVFLKVENTSDKENKTTELIVKVPGDDIVVKKTCASFEESLDLCAETAKKLLIKKKELA is encoded by the coding sequence ATGAAAATCACAGTTCAAGCAATGGGGTTGACACCTCACGAACCATTAGAAGAAAGAATTGAGAAAAAATTAAACAAACTAGATACGTTTTATGACAAGATTGTCGAGTGTCAAGTGTTCTTAAAAGTTGAAAATACCTCCGACAAAGAAAACAAAACAACAGAACTTATTGTAAAAGTTCCAGGAGATGATATCGTTGTTAAGAAGACTTGCGCTAGTTTTGAAGAGAGTCTAGACCTGTGTGCAGAAACAGCTAAGAAATTGTTAATCAAGAAAAAAGAATTAGCTTAG